ATTAAAAATCCATAGCCAGTATAAAAATATAGTGGCTGCCATCAGGCATATTATCGTTCGTTCAAAAATGGGCTTCCTTTTTACGGTTAATCCATAAATAAAAGCCAATGCTACAAAAATCAGGTAAACATAAAATCCTGAAAATCCGAAAGATTTTGGAATAAAAACAGTGATCAGAACACTTGCCGCCATTCCAGTTGTAACAATGGCCGGATATAATTTCCTGGTTACAATGGTATGGTAAATGGCCGATAAGACAGCCAGTAATAAAATTGCGTTTAAAATCATCACATAAAAATAGAGCTTATTTTCTGTATAAAGCTAAAGAATCCCTGAATTATTATAATAAATTTGCATGAGCTACTTTTTAATTATGGAAATCCTTACTGAACATATTAACAATATTATACAGCAGATACCGGCGCATGTAAGCCTCATTGCTGTAACCAAGACACGGCCTGTTGAGGTACTGAGACAGGCCTATGACATAGGTTTGCGTGACTTTGGCGAAAACAGGGTACAGGAAATGATTGACAAGCATTCTAACCTGCCCAGTGATATCAGATGGCACCAGATAGGTCATTTGCAAACCAATAAAGTGAAGTTCATAGCTCCGTTTATTCACTTGATTCACAGTGTTGAAAGCCTGAAATTACTTGAAGAAATAAATAAACAGGCGAAAAAAAACAACCGGGTTATAGATTGTTTGCTTCAGGTGTATATAGCTACAGAAGAATCAAAATTTGGCCTCGACGAAACAGAGATGGAAGATTTACTGTCGTCATCAGCATATAAAACGATGAACAACATCAGAATATGCGGGCTTATGGGTATGGCTACCTTTACTGATGATGTTTCACTTATCAGAAAGGAGTTTACTTCATTGAAAGCGATTTTTGAAACAGTTAAACAAAAGCATTTTGCTAATCTGTCATCTTTCAATCAATTGTCAATGGGAATGTCGGGCGATTATCAAATAGCCATAGAAGAAGGCAGTACGATGGTAAGAATTGGCA
This Lentimicrobiaceae bacterium DNA region includes the following protein-coding sequences:
- a CDS encoding YggS family pyridoxal phosphate-dependent enzyme, with translation MEILTEHINNIIQQIPAHVSLIAVTKTRPVEVLRQAYDIGLRDFGENRVQEMIDKHSNLPSDIRWHQIGHLQTNKVKFIAPFIHLIHSVESLKLLEEINKQAKKNNRVIDCLLQVYIATEESKFGLDETEMEDLLSSSAYKTMNNIRICGLMGMATFTDDVSLIRKEFTSLKAIFETVKQKHFANLSSFNQLSMGMSGDYQIAIEEGSTMVRIGTALFGDR